AAGGATGCCAGGGTCTACGAGGCCATCGAGATCATCAAGCAGTTCATGAGGGATTACGGTTACATCGATTAACGATCGAATCCCGGCTTAAGCACCCCCCTTCTCCATCCAGGGGAGGGGGGTTCTTTTTTACAGTCCCTCGGAAACCGAGGCTTACGATGGGGTGAGGCGATTGGATTTTTTGACCGGTTTCATCTTGACCGTTGAGAAAATGAACGACCGGATGGGCAAGGTAGTGGCCTTTCTCGTCTATCCGACAATGCTGGTGCTGGTGTACGAGGTGATAATGAGGTATGCCTTCGGCAGGCCGACCATCTGGGCCCACGAGACCTCCTGCATGCTCTACGGGGCCCACTTCATACTTGGCGGGGCTTACGCCTTGCGGCACAACGCCTTCGTCAACGTGGAGGTCTTCTATGTGCGTTTCCCAAAGCGTACGAAGGCCATCCTGGACCTTTTCACCTGGACCATGTTCTACGCCTTCGTGGGGGTCATGCTCTGGAAGAGCGCGCCCTGGGCCTGGGAAAGCCTCCAGGTGAACGAGTTCAGCGACAGCACCTGGGGCCCTCTACTCTGGCCGATCAAGTGGACCATACCCTTCGCGGCCGTCTTCATGCTGCTGCAGGGGATGACCAAGACCATCAAGGACCTGCATCTTGCCCTGACAGGGCGCGATATCATTGCCGCGGCCGATGCGGAAGCCACGGGCGGAAATTGAGGTGACCCCATGGATATCGGACTAATTTCCATCCTTCTTTTCGGCGGCATGTTCCTTCTTTTAGCACTGGGGCTCCCCGTAGCTTTCGTCCTGGGCGGGCTGGCCACGGTCTTCACCGCCGTTTTCTGGGGTCC
Above is a window of Thermovirga sp. DNA encoding:
- a CDS encoding TRAP transporter small permease subunit, with product MDFLTGFILTVEKMNDRMGKVVAFLVYPTMLVLVYEVIMRYAFGRPTIWAHETSCMLYGAHFILGGAYALRHNAFVNVEVFYVRFPKRTKAILDLFTWTMFYAFVGVMLWKSAPWAWESLQVNEFSDSTWGPLLWPIKWTIPFAAVFMLLQGMTKTIKDLHLALTGRDIIAAADAEATGGN